In one Alistipes sp. ZOR0009 genomic region, the following are encoded:
- a CDS encoding dihydroorotase, with amino-acid sequence MATFLINGATIVNEGKSFIGNVLLKDGLINRISTCPIEAEATIIDATGLLLIPGVIDDQVHFREPGLTQKGDIQSESRAAVAGGVTSFMEMPNTKPPTTTLELLDQKYEIAEKSSFANFSFYIGATNDNLALISKIDPNSVCGVKVFMGSSTGNMLVDEKKVLEGIFAECPTIITTHCEDEATIKKNLAEFQVRYGDKIPVEAHPLIRSNEACLRSTDIAVGLATKYSSKLHVLHISTKEELALFDKKPLVEKKITGEVCVHHLWYSDQDYSSRGNFIKWNPAIKSAEDRDALRAGLSIGKLDVVATDHAPHTLNEKSNPYSTAPSGGPAVQHSLVLMLELAKQGIYSIEAVVEKMCHAPATLFNISKRGFIREGYHADLVLVDPKAEWTISRENIFYKCGWSPFEGVKLSNNVKKTFVNGILVYDTGAFVSDKPNGVRLKFDR; translated from the coding sequence ATGGCAACATTCCTCATAAACGGAGCTACGATAGTAAACGAAGGCAAGTCCTTTATTGGAAATGTCCTTCTAAAGGATGGACTAATTAACCGCATATCCACTTGTCCAATAGAAGCAGAAGCCACCATTATTGATGCTACAGGGCTGCTCCTCATTCCTGGCGTAATTGACGATCAGGTGCATTTTCGAGAGCCTGGCCTAACACAGAAAGGAGACATACAATCGGAATCTAGGGCAGCAGTAGCAGGCGGCGTTACCTCCTTTATGGAAATGCCCAATACAAAACCACCAACAACGACCCTTGAACTTCTTGATCAAAAATATGAAATCGCAGAAAAGAGCTCATTTGCCAACTTCTCGTTTTATATCGGAGCAACCAACGACAACCTCGCTTTAATCTCAAAAATTGATCCCAATTCGGTTTGTGGAGTTAAAGTTTTTATGGGATCTAGCACTGGAAATATGCTTGTAGATGAAAAAAAGGTGCTGGAGGGGATTTTTGCAGAGTGCCCCACCATAATAACAACACACTGCGAAGATGAGGCGACTATTAAAAAAAATCTTGCAGAATTTCAGGTGAGGTATGGAGATAAAATTCCCGTTGAAGCGCACCCTCTAATCCGATCTAACGAAGCCTGCCTGCGCTCAACGGATATTGCCGTTGGTTTAGCAACAAAATACAGTTCAAAACTCCATGTTTTGCACATTTCGACCAAAGAGGAGCTGGCGTTATTTGACAAAAAACCGCTTGTAGAAAAGAAAATCACCGGGGAAGTGTGTGTTCATCACCTTTGGTATTCTGATCAGGATTACAGTTCAAGAGGTAATTTCATAAAATGGAATCCAGCAATCAAATCTGCAGAAGATCGAGATGCACTTAGGGCAGGTTTATCTATAGGAAAGTTAGATGTCGTTGCAACGGATCATGCTCCGCATACGCTTAACGAAAAATCTAATCCGTATAGCACCGCACCATCAGGAGGACCAGCCGTGCAACACTCCCTAGTTCTTATGCTCGAACTTGCTAAACAAGGGATCTACAGCATTGAAGCGGTTGTTGAAAAAATGTGCCATGCACCTGCAACCCTTTTCAATATCTCTAAAAGAGGATTTATCCGAGAAGGCTATCATGCCGATCTTGTTCTAGTAGATCCAAAAGCAGAATGGACTATTTCAAGAGAAAATATCTTTTACAAATGTGGATGGTCTCCGTTTGAGGGTGTAAAACTATCAAACAATGTAAAAAAGACCTTTGTGAATGGAATCCTAGTATACGATACAGGGGCATTTGTTTCCGATAAGCCTAACGGAGTTCGATTGAAATTCGATAGATAA
- the lptC gene encoding LPS export ABC transporter periplasmic protein LptC, producing MRNTASLLKKVMVASALAGATFLVSCKSDLETVKAISNFENKPSETMDNFRSVYTQGGKPRMIVSAPYVQRYSLKKEPFSEFNKGIKAESFNEAGALVASITANYAIYHENQKLWEARGNVVGKNSKGETLYTEKLYWNEQTRRVSSDVFVKVVRADGSTSTGEGIDADEKFQDYNVKKPKMSGFSF from the coding sequence ATGCGAAATACAGCTTCGCTTTTGAAGAAAGTAATGGTGGCATCTGCATTGGCAGGTGCTACCTTTTTAGTATCGTGTAAGAGCGATCTGGAAACCGTTAAGGCGATCTCGAATTTTGAGAATAAGCCTTCGGAGACGATGGATAACTTTAGATCAGTCTATACCCAGGGTGGTAAGCCTAGAATGATTGTTTCTGCTCCGTATGTTCAGCGTTACAGCTTGAAAAAGGAGCCTTTTTCTGAGTTTAACAAGGGGATTAAGGCGGAATCTTTCAACGAGGCAGGTGCTCTTGTTGCAAGTATTACGGCTAACTACGCTATTTATCATGAGAACCAGAAGCTGTGGGAAGCGAGAGGTAACGTAGTTGGTAAAAACAGTAAGGGGGAAACACTTTATACCGAGAAACTTTACTGGAATGAGCAAACCCGCAGGGTTTCTTCCGATGTCTTTGTTAAGGTTGTTCGTGCAGATGGTTCGACTAGCACTGGCGAAGGTATTGATGCCGATGAAAAATTTCAGGATTATAACGTAAAAAAGCCTAAAATGTCAGGCTTTTCATTCTAA
- a CDS encoding type III pantothenate kinase has protein sequence MNLVVDVGNTCIKLASVENGEVTSIERCSSWEDPLARLFFETNSTFEKGIVASVRTEPIPLWINSYIESELLLFNHKTAIPLVNGYESPTTLGLDRLAAAVGANNIYPNRNVLVVDCGTAITIDVISDKGVFVGGNISLGIATRFKALNSFTSKLPLLEKTEEFSLVGKNTTEAIRAGVLNGVIFELDSYIDKFEPIYPDMKVIFTGGDAFFFDGRLKNSIFVVPNLVVLGLNRILEHNV, from the coding sequence ATGAACTTAGTTGTAGATGTAGGCAATACCTGCATAAAGTTGGCCTCGGTAGAGAATGGGGAGGTTACCAGCATCGAAAGATGTAGCTCTTGGGAAGATCCTCTAGCGCGTCTTTTTTTTGAGACAAATTCTACGTTTGAAAAGGGAATTGTCGCGTCTGTAAGAACAGAGCCTATTCCTTTGTGGATCAATAGTTATATAGAGTCAGAATTACTGTTATTTAACCACAAAACGGCAATTCCGTTGGTAAATGGGTATGAAAGTCCAACTACCTTAGGGCTCGACCGTTTGGCAGCAGCAGTTGGGGCAAACAATATTTACCCCAACCGAAACGTTTTAGTAGTTGATTGCGGAACGGCAATCACCATCGACGTTATTTCCGACAAAGGAGTTTTTGTAGGAGGAAACATATCGCTAGGGATTGCAACCCGATTTAAGGCATTAAATTCCTTTACTTCGAAGCTTCCTTTACTCGAAAAAACGGAAGAATTTTCTTTAGTTGGTAAAAATACCACCGAGGCAATTAGGGCTGGAGTTTTGAATGGTGTTATATTTGAGTTGGACTCTTATATCGACAAATTTGAACCTATTTACCCTGATATGAAGGTGATATTTACTGGCGGGGATGCATTTTTCTTTGATGGAAGATTAAAAAATAGCATATTTGTCGTTCCCAATTTGGTAGTCCTAGGTTTGAACCGAATTTTAGAGCATAATGTATAG
- a CDS encoding peptidylprolyl isomerase, which translates to MATLEKIRSRSGVLIAVVIGFALLSFILGDIINSGSSFLNSSKMQVAEIDGHKISVTQFQKRVDEMSETQKLLSGKSALTEEENTAIREQAWEEMVREIVLDQKMKEEGIDVSDDEMADMIQGNHISPVVQNFFQNPQTGQVDRNQIAAFVKNLDADQTGRSRVYWDYIQSQVKVERLTRKFSSLIQRSLYVTSLDAKRALSNDANKYSIRFVAQNFFAVSDSTIKVSDSDLKEYYNKHKKMFEQEDGRDIEYVVFDVKPSKDDFDNALSWVKGSEAEFMAAQNPAQYAQNNSDKGFDEKFYAKGQLAAKLDSFAFNANTASFLKPYFDGNSFIMARIASIRMMPDSVKARHILVASKPQADSVLAAVRGGGNFAELAKKYSADKGSAEKGGELGWFRQGMMVPAFNDSAFAAPVGSTKLVQTNFGYHILQVTDRGAATKRVQLAVVQRDVEPSSHTVQAAYNAANRFVADCKSYEDFNKKVAAEKLNKRAASRLGANERNIAGLINPREIVRWAYETDKGEISKVFELKDQFVVAVVTGIREKGIAPLDQVKKDVEYLVKREKKGEMLEKKMEESLKGVSSIDQLAQKLGTTAADANDIAFSSYIVPNVGIEPALIAAATTIKPNTISKPVVGLNGVYVLQQTGKTVDPAFSIESEKVRISGMNAQRAVYQSYEALRKAADIKDTRYRFY; encoded by the coding sequence ATGGCAACACTAGAAAAAATTAGAAGCCGCTCCGGTGTTTTGATTGCTGTTGTTATTGGTTTTGCTCTCCTTTCATTCATTTTGGGGGACATAATCAATTCAGGGAGTTCATTCCTGAACAGTTCTAAAATGCAGGTGGCTGAAATCGACGGGCACAAGATATCTGTTACTCAATTTCAGAAACGAGTTGATGAAATGTCTGAGACTCAGAAGTTGCTTTCAGGCAAATCGGCCCTAACCGAGGAGGAAAATACTGCCATCAGAGAACAAGCATGGGAAGAGATGGTACGTGAAATCGTACTTGACCAAAAAATGAAGGAAGAGGGAATTGATGTATCTGACGATGAGATGGCAGATATGATTCAAGGGAATCATATCTCTCCAGTTGTTCAGAACTTCTTTCAAAATCCGCAAACAGGTCAGGTTGATCGCAATCAGATTGCAGCCTTTGTGAAAAATCTGGATGCAGATCAAACCGGAAGAAGCCGAGTTTACTGGGATTACATTCAAAGCCAAGTTAAGGTTGAACGTTTAACTCGTAAGTTCTCTTCGTTAATTCAGCGTTCTCTTTACGTAACTTCGTTAGATGCCAAGCGTGCTCTTTCAAATGATGCCAACAAGTATAGCATTCGCTTTGTTGCTCAGAACTTTTTCGCAGTTTCTGATTCAACAATTAAGGTGTCAGATTCAGACTTAAAGGAGTACTACAACAAGCATAAAAAGATGTTCGAACAGGAAGATGGTCGTGATATCGAGTATGTGGTTTTTGATGTAAAGCCTTCGAAGGACGATTTCGACAATGCGCTAAGTTGGGTTAAGGGATCTGAGGCAGAATTTATGGCTGCTCAAAATCCAGCTCAGTACGCTCAAAATAATTCGGATAAAGGGTTTGATGAAAAGTTCTATGCAAAAGGTCAGCTTGCTGCTAAATTGGATAGTTTTGCATTCAACGCTAATACAGCTTCTTTCCTTAAGCCGTATTTCGACGGAAACTCATTTATCATGGCCCGCATTGCTAGCATCCGAATGATGCCAGACTCCGTAAAGGCTCGTCATATTTTAGTGGCTTCTAAGCCTCAAGCTGATAGCGTTCTTGCCGCAGTGCGAGGAGGAGGTAACTTTGCCGAATTAGCAAAGAAGTATTCGGCTGATAAGGGCTCTGCAGAAAAGGGAGGAGAGTTAGGTTGGTTCCGTCAAGGAATGATGGTTCCTGCATTTAACGATTCTGCGTTTGCGGCACCTGTTGGTTCAACAAAGTTGGTTCAAACTAATTTTGGCTACCACATTCTTCAAGTTACAGATCGTGGTGCAGCAACAAAGAGAGTTCAGCTTGCCGTTGTTCAGCGCGATGTGGAGCCAAGCAGCCATACCGTTCAAGCGGCTTATAATGCGGCAAACCGTTTCGTAGCAGACTGTAAGAGCTATGAAGATTTTAACAAGAAAGTTGCGGCAGAAAAGTTGAATAAGAGAGCAGCATCTCGTTTGGGTGCAAATGAGCGTAATATTGCTGGCTTAATCAATCCTCGCGAAATTGTTCGTTGGGCATACGAAACAGATAAGGGCGAGATCTCAAAAGTGTTTGAGTTGAAGGATCAGTTTGTTGTTGCAGTTGTTACTGGAATTCGCGAAAAAGGTATTGCTCCTCTAGATCAGGTTAAGAAGGATGTTGAGTACTTAGTGAAGCGCGAAAAGAAGGGTGAAATGTTGGAGAAAAAGATGGAAGAATCGCTTAAGGGTGTTTCTAGCATCGACCAACTTGCCCAGAAGTTAGGAACAACCGCTGCAGATGCAAATGATATCGCTTTCAGTTCGTACATTGTGCCTAATGTAGGTATCGAACCAGCCTTAATTGCAGCAGCAACAACCATTAAGCCAAATACAATAAGCAAGCCAGTTGTAGGTTTAAATGGAGTTTATGTGCTTCAGCAAACAGGAAAGACGGTAGATCCTGCATTTAGTATCGAGTCCGAAAAAGTTCGCATTAGTGGAATGAATGCTCAGCGTGCGGTATACCAATCGTACGAAGCTCTTCGTAAAGCTGCAGACATAAAAGATACTCGTTACAGATTCTACTAG
- a CDS encoding polyprenol monophosphomannose synthase, which yields MHNDKKVVIIPTYNEIENINAIITKVLGLLGDFNILIIDDGSPDGTADEIKRMQSLQENEGRIHLIERSGKLGLGTAYLTGFKWAIANDFDYIFEMDADFSHDPEDLIRLYEACREGADLAIGSRYVNGVTVVEWPIGRILMSYYASAYVRFVTGMPVQDTTAGFKCYRRKVLQTINLDNIKMKGYGFQIEMKYNTYLLQFKIAEVPIIFRDRTKGTSKMSGGIFGEAFWGVLNMRLRSLFGNIKENPNA from the coding sequence ATGCATAACGACAAAAAGGTGGTAATAATACCGACCTACAACGAGATAGAAAATATTAATGCTATCATTACTAAGGTTCTAGGGCTACTTGGAGACTTTAACATCCTTATTATAGACGACGGATCGCCTGACGGAACTGCTGATGAAATTAAAAGAATGCAATCCCTCCAAGAAAACGAAGGGCGTATTCATCTAATCGAACGTAGCGGCAAATTAGGGTTAGGAACTGCTTATTTAACTGGTTTCAAGTGGGCTATTGCAAACGATTTTGACTATATATTTGAAATGGATGCGGATTTTTCTCATGACCCAGAGGATTTAATCCGCCTTTACGAAGCCTGCAGAGAGGGTGCTGATTTAGCAATTGGATCTCGATATGTTAATGGCGTCACCGTTGTAGAATGGCCTATCGGACGCATTTTAATGTCGTACTATGCATCTGCATATGTTCGTTTTGTTACTGGAATGCCTGTACAGGATACAACCGCAGGCTTCAAATGCTACCGAAGAAAAGTTCTTCAAACCATCAATCTCGATAATATCAAGATGAAGGGGTACGGATTTCAAATAGAGATGAAGTATAACACCTACCTGCTTCAATTCAAAATAGCAGAAGTGCCAATTATATTTAGAGATAGAACAAAAGGCACCTCCAAGATGTCTGGAGGGATATTTGGCGAAGCATTTTGGGGTGTACTAAACATGAGGCTAAGAAGTCTGTTTGGTAATATAAAAGAAAATCCAAACGCATAA
- a CDS encoding hemolysin family protein encodes MDTVIVVILLTLVTSAFFSGMEIAFLSSNKLRIELDRKQGKAYASIFDIFIKHPGQFISTLLVGNNIALVIYGIYTTQLVTPLLQQHIKSDATILVVNTLLSTSLILVAGEFLPKAFFRLKANSFLRFFTFPLLFLYFIFYPVAKFSTWFSVLILKIFGVKIGAKDARPIFDKVDLINLIDESTRHQDVESNHDIKLFQNALDFSEVKVRDRMIPRTDMRAIDVNSGIEELRNIFVETNFSRIPVYQDSIDNVIGYVNSKDLFKSPKSVRQMLLPVSIIPETMSAQKMLTRFIKEHKSIAIVVDEFGGTAGMVTIEDIIEEIFGEIEDEHDEKDTVDKQVKEGVFLLSGKLKVEDINEKYSLKIPESEEYDTIAGFILYYNQNIPLPNEIILIDQFKIKILRMSSTRIILVHLTVQE; translated from the coding sequence ATGGATACCGTGATTGTAGTAATTTTGCTCACCCTTGTAACTTCTGCCTTTTTTTCGGGAATGGAAATAGCCTTCCTAAGTTCTAATAAGTTGCGGATTGAGTTAGATCGCAAGCAGGGGAAAGCATATGCATCCATATTTGACATATTTATAAAGCATCCTGGACAGTTTATTTCCACGTTGCTTGTGGGCAATAACATCGCGCTTGTAATTTATGGAATTTACACCACTCAGCTGGTCACTCCTTTATTGCAGCAGCATATTAAATCGGATGCTACGATATTGGTCGTAAATACCCTGCTGTCAACAAGTTTGATATTGGTTGCCGGTGAATTTCTTCCTAAGGCATTTTTTCGGTTAAAGGCTAACTCTTTTCTTCGTTTTTTTACTTTTCCGTTGCTTTTTCTTTACTTCATTTTTTACCCTGTCGCTAAGTTTAGTACTTGGTTTTCCGTTCTAATCCTGAAAATTTTCGGAGTGAAGATCGGCGCGAAGGATGCTAGGCCAATTTTCGACAAGGTAGATTTAATCAACCTCATTGATGAATCAACGCGACATCAAGATGTGGAGTCGAACCATGATATTAAGCTATTTCAGAATGCGCTCGATTTTTCAGAGGTAAAGGTGAGAGATCGTATGATTCCGCGAACTGATATGAGAGCAATTGACGTAAACTCTGGGATTGAAGAGCTGCGGAATATTTTTGTTGAAACAAATTTTTCTCGGATACCGGTCTATCAGGATAGTATCGACAATGTGATAGGCTATGTTAATTCTAAAGATCTTTTTAAGTCTCCAAAATCTGTTAGGCAAATGCTCCTCCCTGTGAGCATTATTCCAGAAACAATGTCTGCCCAGAAAATGCTGACAAGATTTATTAAGGAGCATAAGTCTATTGCCATTGTGGTGGATGAGTTTGGAGGAACTGCCGGAATGGTTACTATTGAAGATATTATTGAAGAAATTTTTGGGGAAATTGAAGACGAGCATGACGAAAAGGATACTGTTGACAAGCAGGTAAAAGAGGGCGTTTTCCTGCTTTCGGGGAAATTAAAAGTTGAAGACATTAACGAAAAGTATAGCTTGAAGATTCCAGAATCGGAAGAATACGATACGATAGCAGGCTTTATTCTCTACTACAACCAGAACATTCCGCTTCCTAACGAGATTATCCTTATCGATCAATTTAAGATAAAGATTCTAAGGATGTCTTCAACCCGTATCATACTCGTTCATTTAACGGTTCAGGAATAA
- a CDS encoding tetratricopeptide repeat protein, whose amino-acid sequence MKSKLVQLGVLAVLLFMAVSASAQSYLQDPKYGPDEDARKTCATNLNLYKDGFKAKDYKEAYKYWRVAYKICPGASLKALQEGRVIYQHFIETAPNEAAKQAYVDSLMALYDTRIKYFPKYAASALEFKVQDLLVYRPDQAPHALDMINSLVKSQGDNASAEIIAYGMVITCDLYKKKAATADQVMSYYSTYGSVVEKQLAADPTNEEVKNAKTTMDATFVNSGVASCDNLIALYSSKFEQTPNDVDMLKRIVSLLSANRCTKSDLFFKAAIALQKAEPSPEGALNVANLFVERGEYGKALPYFKEAASAKSGKDKANIYLYAASSMMKSGNKSEAKSLARLALDADGNSGMAYIIIANIIGSEKCNAADPILSAGPYFVAVDYLRKAKQVDSSVADEADRLINNYSAAFPSKTDLFSYAYEVGQTITVGCGINERTTVRSR is encoded by the coding sequence ATGAAAAGTAAATTGGTTCAATTAGGAGTATTAGCTGTTCTGCTATTTATGGCAGTTAGTGCTTCTGCTCAATCGTACCTTCAGGATCCGAAGTATGGACCCGACGAGGACGCAAGAAAGACATGTGCCACAAATCTAAATCTTTATAAAGATGGATTTAAGGCAAAGGATTACAAGGAAGCTTATAAGTACTGGAGAGTTGCATATAAGATTTGTCCAGGAGCGTCACTAAAAGCCCTTCAAGAGGGGCGTGTAATTTATCAGCACTTCATTGAAACGGCTCCAAATGAGGCCGCTAAGCAGGCTTATGTTGATTCTTTGATGGCTCTATATGATACACGTATTAAGTACTTTCCCAAGTATGCAGCAAGTGCATTAGAGTTTAAAGTACAAGATCTATTGGTTTATAGACCAGATCAAGCTCCTCACGCATTGGATATGATTAACTCGCTAGTTAAAAGCCAAGGTGATAATGCTAGCGCAGAAATTATAGCTTACGGAATGGTTATTACATGCGATTTGTATAAGAAGAAGGCCGCGACTGCAGATCAAGTAATGAGTTACTACTCTACCTACGGAAGCGTGGTTGAGAAGCAGCTTGCTGCAGATCCGACAAACGAGGAGGTGAAGAACGCAAAAACAACAATGGACGCCACATTTGTAAATAGCGGCGTTGCAAGTTGCGATAACTTGATTGCTTTATATTCTTCAAAATTTGAGCAAACTCCCAATGATGTGGATATGCTAAAGCGTATCGTTTCCTTGCTTTCAGCAAATCGTTGCACTAAGTCCGATCTATTCTTTAAGGCGGCTATAGCCTTACAAAAGGCGGAGCCTAGCCCTGAAGGAGCACTGAATGTTGCCAATCTTTTTGTAGAAAGAGGGGAATATGGGAAAGCTCTTCCATACTTTAAGGAAGCTGCAAGCGCCAAATCGGGTAAAGATAAGGCGAATATCTACCTATATGCAGCTAGTTCAATGATGAAGTCAGGAAATAAGTCAGAAGCGAAGTCTCTAGCACGTCTTGCCCTAGATGCTGATGGAAATAGCGGAATGGCTTACATTATTATAGCCAATATCATAGGATCAGAGAAATGTAATGCAGCAGATCCAATTTTGAGTGCAGGACCTTACTTTGTGGCCGTTGATTATCTTCGCAAAGCAAAACAAGTTGACTCTTCAGTTGCAGATGAGGCAGATCGTTTGATAAATAACTATTCAGCAGCTTTCCCAAGTAAGACTGATTTATTTAGCTACGCTTACGAAGTTGGTCAAACAATTACCGTTGGTTGCGGTATTAATGAACGTACAACCGTTAGATCAAGATAG